The Pseudomonadota bacterium genome includes the window AGTGCGTCAATATCTGCCCCTCGGCCTGCATGAAGGTGGAGGGCGACAAGCCCGAGGGTCTGAAGCGCAAGCGAGCCACCGTCTTCAAGGTCGACTATGCGCTCTGCAGCCTCTGCGGCCTCTGCATCGACGTCTGTCCGACCGACACGCTGACCTACTCGCGGGGCTACGACGATGTCGGCTACCGGCGCGACCAGTTCGTCTACGACCTGCTCGTGCCCTTTCGCGCGGGCGAGGCCAGCTGGCTGGAGCAGGCGCGCGCCGCGGCGAGCTCTGGCGCTGCCCCGGCAGGGGCCAGCGCGGAACCCAAGATGGGCGATGAGGCGGCGCGATGAGTGAGACAGTGGCTTTGGTCGGCCCGACCGCCTGGATCTTCGCGGCGCTGGCGCTGGTCGGGGCCGCGCTGGCGGTCTCGTTGCCCAATATTCTCCACGCGATCTTCAGCCTGGCGCTGAGCCTGATCGGCGTCGCGCTGCTCTTCCTCAGCCTTGGCAGCCCCTTCGTGGCGGCGATGCAGGTCCTGATCTACGTGGGCGGCATCAGCGTTGCGATGGTCTTCGCGGTCATGTTCGCCTTCGCGCTGCGGGAGCAGCCGCGAGCCGCCGCATGGCGGCGACGGGGCCTCGCGGGGGCGGCGGCGCTGGGTGTGTTCGTGGCGCTGGCCCCGACCCTGGTGCGCGCGCGCTGGGTCCGGCGTTTGGGCGGGGACGACTGGTCCGTCGCGGCGCTGGGACGCGCGCTGCTCCAGCACTACAACGTCGTCTTCGAGGCGCTCTCCTTGGTGCTGCTGCTCGCGATCGTTGGCGCGATCATCATCGCCCGCAAGGAGCCGCGGCAATGACCTTGCAGACGCTGTTGCTGCTGGCGCTGGCCCTGTTCTG containing:
- a CDS encoding NADH-quinone oxidoreductase subunit I yields the protein MSLLWRLLRGAWSLVLGLGVTLRNLFRRPVTETYPHRRPEMTAAFRGAIALVRFPEADSHDCVACMQCVNICPSACMKVEGDKPEGLKRKRATVFKVDYALCSLCGLCIDVCPTDTLTYSRGYDDVGYRRDQFVYDLLVPFRAGEASWLEQARAAASSGAAPAGASAEPKMGDEAAR
- a CDS encoding NADH-quinone oxidoreductase subunit J; its protein translation is MSETVALVGPTAWIFAALALVGAALAVSLPNILHAIFSLALSLIGVALLFLSLGSPFVAAMQVLIYVGGISVAMVFAVMFAFALREQPRAAAWRRRGLAGAAALGVFVALAPTLVRARWVRRLGGDDWSVAALGRALLQHYNVVFEALSLVLLLAIVGAIIIARKEPRQ